In Aciduliprofundum sp. MAR08-339, a single window of DNA contains:
- the metG gene encoding methionine--tRNA ligase, producing MRIFIGVAWPYANGPVHLGHIVGAYLPADIFARYQRMQGNEVLMVSGSDQHGTPITLTAEKEGVSPQEVADRYHKINSEVMERMGISFDLFFRTSDPAHRDVVKRFFLRLYENGYLYRGKMLLPYCPSCHRFLPDRYVVGTCPYCGYENARGDQCDNCGRTLDPKDLINPRCAICGTTPEFRETEHVFFSLSKLEKRLLGWLADKTYWRSNVLNFTRNFIKGGLKDRAITRDIEWGVEVPLKGFENKRIYVWFDAVIGYLSASVEWAKRTGKSWRAFWMDRDVRHYYFLGKDNIPFHTIIWPAMLMAHGELNLPYNVVANEYLRFSGEKFSKSRGIGVWMPELLDAFHPDIIRFYGIINMPENRDSDFTWDDFVQKVNEELIDKFANFVHRALIFAYRNFGEVPPRGEVDEVDREAIKTIMQTLKNMQKYLENVELKKAFKEWMNLARFGNVYFDRKAPWALCKENKERCATAINISLQIVQALAILGAPFLPFTAEKIWHYLGNEDSIFEHKYVEAIKNMQEGRKLNKPEVLFEKIKRDEERYEKWEQIDLRVALVESVEDHPNADKLYVLRIDLGDEKRTLIAGLKRFYKKEELLGKKLIVVCNLEPANFRGVRSEGMLLAGEDDNTVGFLTPLGDVEPGARVQANGVHSNPKGILKFKKFQKMKMEVADIIKRDGKVVAVGKGEYPIDYRPAESWAGKQGVVFHDKKPLILHVGDVPIGPVRYVKPGGKIR from the coding sequence ATGCGAATATTCATAGGAGTTGCCTGGCCCTACGCCAACGGTCCCGTTCATCTTGGCCATATTGTCGGAGCGTATCTACCTGCGGACATATTTGCGAGGTACCAGAGAATGCAGGGTAACGAAGTCCTCATGGTCTCCGGAAGCGACCAGCATGGCACGCCCATAACCCTAACTGCGGAGAAGGAGGGTGTGAGCCCTCAGGAGGTGGCCGACAGGTATCACAAAATAAATTCAGAGGTTATGGAGAGGATGGGCATATCCTTTGATCTCTTCTTCCGCACATCGGATCCTGCTCACAGGGATGTGGTGAAGAGATTCTTCCTTAGACTGTACGAAAATGGATATCTGTACAGGGGTAAGATGCTCCTTCCCTACTGCCCCTCATGCCACAGATTCCTACCTGACAGGTATGTGGTAGGCACATGCCCCTACTGCGGTTACGAGAACGCCAGGGGCGATCAGTGTGATAACTGCGGTCGAACCCTGGATCCAAAGGATCTGATAAATCCAAGATGTGCAATATGCGGGACCACCCCAGAATTTCGCGAAACTGAGCATGTATTTTTCTCACTTTCCAAACTGGAAAAAAGGCTTCTCGGCTGGCTTGCCGATAAAACCTACTGGAGAAGCAATGTTCTTAATTTCACCAGAAATTTCATAAAGGGAGGGCTCAAGGACAGAGCCATAACTAGGGACATAGAATGGGGCGTTGAGGTTCCACTTAAGGGATTTGAGAACAAGCGCATTTATGTGTGGTTTGATGCTGTGATAGGGTATCTATCCGCAAGCGTTGAGTGGGCCAAGCGCACGGGCAAGAGCTGGCGTGCCTTCTGGATGGATAGGGACGTACGACACTATTACTTCCTCGGCAAGGACAACATTCCGTTTCACACAATAATATGGCCCGCGATGCTCATGGCCCATGGAGAGCTGAACCTGCCATATAACGTGGTGGCCAACGAATACCTGCGCTTCTCAGGAGAGAAGTTCTCAAAGAGCCGTGGTATCGGTGTATGGATGCCGGAACTGCTTGATGCATTCCATCCAGATATCATAAGATTCTACGGCATAATAAATATGCCTGAGAATCGTGACTCAGACTTCACCTGGGACGATTTTGTGCAGAAGGTGAATGAGGAGTTAATTGATAAATTTGCAAACTTCGTGCATCGTGCCTTGATTTTCGCATATCGCAATTTTGGAGAGGTACCACCCAGGGGCGAGGTGGATGAAGTTGATAGGGAGGCCATAAAGACCATAATGCAGACCCTGAAAAATATGCAAAAATACCTTGAGAACGTGGAACTCAAGAAGGCGTTCAAGGAGTGGATGAACCTCGCCAGATTTGGAAATGTGTACTTTGATCGCAAGGCACCATGGGCCCTATGCAAGGAAAACAAGGAGAGGTGCGCCACTGCCATAAACATCTCGTTGCAGATCGTACAGGCTCTGGCAATTCTTGGAGCACCCTTCTTGCCGTTCACCGCAGAGAAAATCTGGCACTATTTGGGCAATGAGGACTCCATATTTGAGCATAAATACGTTGAGGCCATAAAAAATATGCAGGAGGGAAGAAAGTTGAACAAGCCAGAGGTGCTATTTGAGAAGATAAAGAGAGATGAGGAAAGATACGAGAAGTGGGAGCAGATTGACCTGCGCGTTGCTCTTGTGGAAAGCGTGGAGGACCATCCAAATGCGGATAAATTGTACGTACTTCGTATAGACCTGGGCGATGAGAAGAGAACGCTGATAGCAGGGTTGAAGAGATTTTACAAAAAGGAGGAACTTCTGGGAAAGAAACTCATCGTTGTGTGCAATCTTGAGCCTGCAAACTTCAGAGGAGTAAGGAGCGAGGGTATGCTTCTCGCGGGAGAGGATGATAACACCGTGGGCTTTCTGACACCCCTGGGAGATGTGGAGCCTGGAGCGAGGGTGCAGGCAAACGGTGTTCATTCGAATCCCAAGGGCATTTTGAAGTTCAAGAAGTTTCAGAAGATGAAGATGGAGGTAGCGGACATCATAAAGAGGGATGGAAAAGTCGTGGCTGTGGGCAAGGGCGAGTATCCCATAGATTACAGACCGGCGGAGAGCTGGGCAGGAAAGCAAGGCGTTGTGTTCCACGACAAGAAACCGCTGATCCTGCATGTGGGTGATGTACCCATAGGCCCGGTGAGGTATGTTAAGCCCGGAGGAAAAATAAGATGA
- a CDS encoding roadblock/LC7 domain-containing protein: MVRTRKELLDEIRSMGGVEKVALISRTGMFIDGDNFEESDTFSAMSAIILGAAETASVGVGLVKRVVAHFEDGKKFIVVPAGKKGVLVILASEDVYENLKGIVREFDNLI; this comes from the coding sequence ATGGTACGTACGAGAAAGGAGCTTCTTGATGAAATCAGAAGTATGGGGGGCGTTGAGAAGGTGGCGCTTATAAGTAGAACAGGTATGTTTATTGATGGTGATAATTTTGAGGAATCAGATACCTTCTCCGCAATGAGCGCTATAATTCTCGGGGCTGCAGAAACAGCCTCTGTGGGAGTGGGTTTGGTTAAGAGGGTGGTAGCCCATTTTGAGGATGGAAAAAAGTTTATCGTAGTACCGGCAGGTAAGAAGGGCGTACTTGTTATACTTGCCAGCGAGGATGTTTATGAGAATTTGAAGGGAATAGTGAGGGAATTTGATAACTTGATCTAA
- a CDS encoding PHP domain-containing protein, translating to MRIDMHIHTIYSPDGKVPIKDVLKIAKKIGLGGIAITDHNEIRGAIEAKKIGILPVVRGIEISTTEGHVLAYGLDCKIPRDMGIEETIDRIHDCGGIAVAAHPYRFWSGIGDENARNFEFDAIEIFNGRCKRKSNERAKNLVECLKKPYTAGSDAHFPDEIGKAGIIVDAADEEDVIEAILKKRVKIFGRSRSAWETVRYVKKAVGEWMGRGFKRI from the coding sequence ATGAGGATAGACATGCATATTCACACCATATACTCCCCCGATGGAAAGGTGCCCATAAAGGATGTTCTAAAAATAGCAAAAAAGATTGGGCTGGGAGGCATAGCCATAACGGATCATAACGAGATAAGGGGCGCAATCGAAGCAAAAAAAATTGGAATCCTGCCTGTTGTTCGCGGAATTGAAATTTCAACCACAGAAGGTCACGTTCTCGCCTACGGGCTGGATTGCAAGATTCCAAGGGATATGGGCATTGAGGAAACGATAGATAGGATACACGATTGCGGGGGAATAGCTGTGGCAGCGCACCCATACCGTTTCTGGTCCGGAATCGGGGATGAGAATGCGAGGAATTTCGAATTTGATGCCATTGAAATATTCAATGGACGATGCAAAAGGAAGTCAAATGAAAGAGCAAAAAATCTGGTGGAGTGTTTGAAAAAGCCATACACCGCTGGAAGTGATGCCCACTTTCCAGATGAGATAGGAAAGGCAGGGATAATCGTGGATGCCGCAGACGAGGAGGATGTGATAGAGGCCATACTGAAGAAGAGGGTGAAAATCTTTGGAAGATCAAGAAGTGCATGGGAGACCGTTAGGTACGTGAAGAAGGCGGTTGGCGAGTGGATGGGCAGGGGATTCAAAAGAATTTAG
- a CDS encoding GTPase, with product MYRDIPTVLTAEEIIDKMFRRAKKVEVPLIRNRLRFHKNLSIAKIYTARDVAVSTLGRYVEAFPYINKMHPFYRTLLDLLVDKNQYKKSLASLVWAIDRINSFADKYARKIKGVGKVEDAIKFRKDFYGRATSIIKQIAPKLRYLSEVREIMKKLPDVNPEMPTVVIAGYPNVGKSMLVEKLSTAKPEIAAYPFTTKGIVVGHMDLSGRRIQIIDTPGVLDRPLERRNKIERQAILALEHLADIIVFVLDPSETCGYKLEEQENLLNEVRMSFSVPVIVVENKRDIYERETENLKISASTGEGLDALVDRMLGILKG from the coding sequence GTGTATCGGGACATACCCACAGTCCTCACAGCGGAGGAGATAATTGACAAGATGTTTCGGCGTGCAAAGAAGGTAGAAGTTCCCTTAATCCGCAACAGGCTCAGGTTTCACAAGAATCTGAGCATTGCCAAGATTTATACGGCCAGGGATGTTGCAGTAAGCACGCTTGGCAGATATGTGGAGGCATTTCCGTACATAAACAAGATGCATCCATTTTATCGCACCCTTCTGGATCTTCTCGTGGACAAGAACCAGTACAAGAAATCTCTGGCATCTCTCGTTTGGGCCATTGATAGGATAAACTCCTTCGCGGATAAGTACGCCCGTAAGATAAAGGGTGTTGGCAAGGTGGAAGATGCCATAAAGTTCCGCAAGGATTTTTATGGGAGAGCCACCTCCATAATAAAGCAAATTGCCCCAAAATTGAGGTATCTCTCTGAGGTAAGGGAGATAATGAAGAAACTGCCTGATGTAAACCCAGAGATGCCCACGGTGGTCATCGCCGGCTATCCCAATGTGGGAAAATCCATGCTTGTGGAGAAACTCAGCACCGCAAAGCCGGAGATAGCGGCGTATCCGTTCACAACCAAGGGAATTGTGGTGGGTCATATGGATTTGAGTGGCAGAAGGATACAGATAATTGATACTCCCGGCGTTTTGGACAGGCCCTTGGAAAGGAGGAATAAAATAGAGAGGCAGGCCATCCTGGCCCTGGAGCATCTCGCTGATATCATCGTTTTCGTTCTTGACCCTTCTGAGACCTGCGGGTACAAACTTGAGGAGCAGGAAAATCTCCTGAATGAGGTGCGCATGAGTTTTTCCGTACCCGTAATCGTGGTGGAGAACAAAAGGGATATTTACGAGAGGGAAACCGAGAACTTGAAGATATCTGCCAGTACGGGGGAGGGGCTGGATGCATTAGTTGATAGGATGCTGGGGATTTTGAAGGGGTGA